A genomic stretch from Plasmodium brasilianum strain Bolivian I chromosome 9, whole genome shotgun sequence includes:
- a CDS encoding hypothetical protein (conserved Plasmodium protein), with product MKDNKKKKNNKNRQTKCDKTINICNENDDESTNKAKKENRSNVNNIGKNQNNEKNINQKNYLENCSIRSVGTYEDENDKRNVYYIFEELILNKHVNSSIYYYTWFYYFENMILKLDSFLNLILNYSYYLLNNSSTNIKGSKNNKRTILLTQSSPISKLINSSNNKNKFKLGFNNNSFKSIEQIIIHKKEITANNKIDEKEMNIINYLKKKNIKSMIYINDIFEPQRLSMMFLIYSTDEKQCDVFFSEEQRITEQLTNSTPKKLDYNECGILNRYDIILIRHSLEIIYLYKNKNINTICDNHTCNSTDLISSTKPILKKNNPNNGKSNKVEVDSTFQENGTIEKTKYHSMVTWRPYLNNSYLLKYNIVLDALSVCSGMDGYIDDKNFNFDVLINDEYSYLIQYKTKLSICRLVYAVTSLLKKKMKPIIYIPYWWYHDIQFCKNNIVESTEFHLYIFNELKKDMLLKIGYKKVDPLMLSMDEKDIDIFIDQAIQNDATLCTNNSDIIKYYLNINERAKVSKFISKGTFFVLTNHL from the exons atgaaagataacaaaaagaaaaaaaataataaaaatagacaaACTAAATGTGATAAAACAATCAACATTTgtaatgaaaatgatgatGAAAGTACCAACAAAgccaaaaaagaaaatagatcaaatgtaaataatattggGAAAAACCAGAATAACGAGAAAAACATAAAccaaaagaattatttagaAAACTGTAGTATCCGAAGTGTAGGTACTTATGAAGATGAAAACGATAAgagaaatgtatattatatatttgaagaATTAATTCTGAATAAACATGTTAACAGTAGTATATACTATTATACAtggttttattattttgaaaatatgatattaaaACTGGATAGTTTTCTGAACTTAATATTGAATTATTCCTATTATCTGCTCAATAATTCTAGTACTAATATTAAAGgcagtaaaaataataaacgtACTATATTGTTAACTCAGTCATCTCCTATATCCAAGCTAATAAATAGCAGCAACAACAAAAACAAATTCAAACTAggttttaataataattcatttaaaagtatcgaacaaataattattcataaaaaggaaattacggcaaataataaaatagatgaaaaggagatgaatattattaattatttaaaaaagaaaaatattaaaagtatgatttatattaatgatatttttGAACCACAACGTTTATCTATGATGTTTTTGATTTATTCAACAGATGAAAAACAATGTGATGTATTTTTCAGTGAGGAACAACGTATTACAGAACAGCTAACTAATAGTACTCCTAAAAAATTAGACTATAATGAATGTGGTATACTAAATAGATATGATATTATCCTTATAAGGCATTCCCtcgaaattatttatttatataaaaacaaaaatataaatacaatttgTGATAATCACACATGTAATAGCACTGATCTGATAAGTAGTACAAAacctattttaaaaaaaaataatcctAATAATGGTAAGTCTAATAAAGTGGAAGTAGATAGTACTTTTCAAGAGAATGGTACAATAGAAAAAACCAAATATCATAGTATGGTTACTTGGAGGCCCTATTTGaataattcttatttattaaaatataatatcgTGCTAGATGCATTAAGTGTATGTTCAGGAATGGACGGATATAttgatgataaaaattttaatttcgaTGTTTTGATAAATGAtgaatattcttatttaattcaatataaaacaaaGCTATCAATTTGCAGATTAGTATATGCCGTTACAtctttattgaaaaaaaaaatgaagccAATT ATATATATTCCATACTGGTGGTACCACGATATACAATTCTGTAAAAACAACATCGTTGAGTCGACAGAATTCcatttatacattttcaaT gaattaaaaaaagacatGTTGCTAAAAATAGGTTATAAAAAAGTAGACCCATTAATGTTAAGCATGGatgaaaaag atATTGATATCTTCATCGATCAAGCTATACAGAATGATGCCACACTATGTACAAACAATAGCgacataattaaatattacctcaat ATTAATGAAAGGGCCAAGGTTTCCAAATTCATTTCAAAAGGAACATTTTTTGTGCTTACTAATCATCTTTAA
- a CDS encoding ATP synthase subunit delta — protein sequence MLNKARRIFFSTAKNSNLYLTISSSSESIFRNQVIKRASFPGIEGYFTITNNHSPLVTLLRNGIITVEFDEKEKKQFFISDGIFIYKKSNDSNNGFNAEIVGVEIVPLEYLDKNKTVKVLQQMCAINDATDDKWRQIKTMLGKELCSSILRIAS from the exons atgttgAACAAGGCAAGAAGAATTTTCTTTAGTACAGCAAAAAATAGCAACTTATATTTAACTATATCTTCGTCCAGCGAATCAATATTTAGAAATCAAGTAATTAAAAGGGCTTCATTTCCAG gAATTGAAGGATATTTCACTATAACAAATAATCACAGTCCATTAGTTACTTTATTAAGAAATGGAATAATAACTGTTGAGTTTGAtgagaaagagaaaaaacagttttttatatcagatggaatatttatttataaaaaaagtaatgacAGTAACAACGGCTTTAATGCTGAAATTGTGGGTGTTGAAATAGTACCATTAGAATATTTAgacaaaaacaaaacagtCAAGGTGTTACAGCAGATGTGTGCAATAAATGACGCGACGGATGATAAATGGAGACAAATAAAAACCATGCTAgg gAAGGAGTTGTGTTCTTCAATACTTCGAATTGCCTcatga